The following nucleotide sequence is from Austwickia chelonae.
CATGCTCATCTTGGTGGACATCGTCTTGGCGTTGTCACCGTTGAAGGCACCGGTTGCCGGGTCGGCGGTGGACAGGGCGAGATCGTTGGGTCCGCCCGCGAAGGAGATCTTCGAGGCGGCACGGGCACCGGTGGGCAGGCTGTTCCCGGTGGTGGCGTCGACGAAGAGCTTGGGGGCTGCAGCGTCCTGTTTCACACCGGTCACCGTGTAGTTGTCGGCCTGGGTGTCGTTGACCGTCTTGGCGATGGTGGTCGCGATGTCGTCGAGTTTGTCCAGGTACTTCGGCAACGTCTCGTTGAGGGCGGTGCGCTGCGCCGTCATGGTGCTGCGGCTCCCGGCCGGCATGGCGGTGCCGGCGGGTACGCCACTGGGCAGGGAGGCGGTGATGTCCTCACCGTTGTCGTAGAACTTGTCCCAGACGACGTCGATCTTGTCCGGAGCGGTCGTCCGGAAGGCGACCGCGTCCCCGGCACCGGTGCTCTTCAGCGTCCAGTTCTTGTTGCCGTCGACCAGGTACTGTCCGCCGAGTTTGACGTTGACGACACCGTCCTCGGCTCTCTCGGAGACGGCGCCGGTCAGTGTCGTCACCTTCTCCACCAGGAGGTCACGCTGGTCGGCGAGTTCGTTGGCCGGAAGCCCGTTGATCACGTTGTTGCGGATCGCGCGGTTGAGTTTGGCGATATCGGCGGCAGCCTTGTTGACGTCGGTGATGTTGGCGTCGAACTGGGTGCGAGTGTCATTCCACTGCACCTCGAGGGTGCCGGCCTGACGGTTGAGCTCGTCGGCGACGGCCTTGCCTCGCTCGACGACGACATTGCGGGGCGCTTCGGACTTGAGGTCGCTGCCTGCAGTCGACCAGGATCCCCAGAATTCGGCCATCCGCTGCTTCAGGCCGGTGTTGCTGGGCTCGGAGATGGTCCGCTCGATGGCCTCGTAGGTCTTCTGCGTCTCGTTGAGGTCGCCGAGAGTCTGGTGGGCAGTACGGGCGCGTGCTTCAAGGAATTCGTCCCGCATCCGGGAAACCCCGGTGACCTGGACCCCGCCACCGGTCTGGTCGTACTTCGCCCAGATGGCCGGGACGGTGGGGCCACCGACGGCGACCTGATCGACGCGCTGCCGCGAGTAGCCGGGAGTAGCAGAGTTCGCAATGTTCTGGCCCGTGATATCCAGGCCACGCTGCGCGGCGAAGATGGCACGCGCACCAAGGTTCAGGCTTCCGAAAGATGACATCTGGGGTGGTTCACCTCATCCGTGAGGGCGGCAGGGCCGCATCGTGCTGTCCTGGGCCGGCCAGGAAGCTCCTGGACAGCTGTTCTCCTATCGGCCAGTTCATGGCCTTCTTGACGAGATAACGATCAGACCGCCCGATCTAGGTAGAGCGCTTGCGCCCCTGCATGTTTGGTCTCACGTCTCTCGAAACGCAGGTCTGCATCCGTGGCCACGAGCTGGTACTGGACGAAGGTCGCGAGGAGCCCTGTCCGTTGGATCAGATTCGTGACACGCCCCGCCAAGTCAGTAGGCAACTCCCCCAGGTCGCCCGGCTCGATGAAGGCCGGTACCTCGGTCACATTCCCGGTGCGCAAGGCTTCCTCCTGTGCATCGAGGTCGTCCTCCATCGCCTTGAGCGCCGACTCCCAAGCCTGTCGAGACATGTCAGTTCACCTGCTTGGCAGCCTGATGCCAGGCGTCTCGGAGAGGTTCGACGATCTCGCGCACACCGTGGATACGGGCGGAGTCCTTATGCACATTGGCTTGGAAGAGTTCTTGGAGGCAGAACTCATAGATCGCGAGTAGTTGGTCGCCGCCTTCCCAGGCTTTGACATCAAGTGTCGTTGCCAGCTCGGTGATGATCTCCTGAGCATGGACGAGGTTGTTATGGGTTCCTGCGACATCCTTGGCGACCGCGGCCTTCTCCGCATTCAGTAGATCCTTGCTGAGCCGGTCGTACAGCATCAGCAGGAGCTGCGCTGGAGAAGCAGTGCTCACCGTGTTCTGTGCATACCGATTACGAAGGTGGGCCGCGGTCGTCATGGAGTCTCCTTTTACTTGCCCGACGACGAGAGTGAGGCCAGCTGTCCGCTGAGCCACTGCCCCTGGGACTGCATCTTGGAGAGCAGCGTCTCGAGAGCGGTGAACTGCCTCGACAACGTCGACTGGCGCAGCGTCATCCGGTCGTTGAAGTCGGCGATCTGTTTGGTGTAGTCCTTCAGGAGCGCCTGCTCCCCCTGGATCCGCACCGTCAACAACCCATCGGCCGAGTTGGTGACCTGCTTACCGAGATCAGCCACCTTGGTGGCCGTGTCGGTGAAGGCCTTCTCGACCACCTTCGGGTCCTTGGTGTACGCCGCTTCGAACTTGGCCTTGTCGAAGGCCAGGGTGCCGTCCTTCTGGATCTGCAGTCCTGCGTCGGCCAAGGCGCCGGAGTTCGCCCCGGAGAAGAGGGCCTGCAGCTTGTACTGCACGTCCCTGACGACGGACTCACCGTTGAGCGATCCCGAGGTCTTCTTGTCCGGGTCGTACTTGGTGTTGTCCTTCATGGACTTCAACGCGGCATTGGTCGCGTCGACGAAGCCCTTGACCTTGTCCGAGATGGCTGTGGTGTCGGATTTGACGTCGATGGTGACCGGGGTGGTCGACACCGAGGCCGCGGTGACGGTCACTCCGGGGACGACGTCCTTGAAGGTGTTGCTGGGTGAGCTGAGGGCGAAACCGTTGGCCCCGCCGAGTTGGATCTTGGCGTCCTGGCCGGTGGTCACATTGGCAAAAGTGCCCAGCGGGGTCCCGGAGGACACCTGTACGTCGGTGCCGGCACCGGTGGTGGACGAACTGATCTGGAGCCCGTAGTTGCCCGGGGACACCTGGACCATGTTGGCTGTGACGCCCATGCCCGATTTGTTGATCGAGTCGACGACATCGGCCAGTGACTGTCCGGCAGTCACCGAGAACGACTTGGTGGTCGGGTTCGCCGCCCCTGCCCCCGCGGTGAGGTCGAAGGTGAAATCTGATCCGAAGGTCGCCGTTGAGGCAAAAGTGGCGTCCGATTTCACCGATCCGGCCTGGGCCAGCTGATCCACGGTGAACGACAGCGAGGTCGGCTTCGCCGTGGACCCGGTGACGGCAGTGGCCACGTCTTTGTTACTGGTTGTGGCTGAGGTCGACTGCCAGGCCGAAGCCCCACCGAGAAGCGTGTCGGGGATCAGTCCTTTGGCCGAGTCCCCCATCGTCTTGAAGAGGCCGTTGAGATTCTGCAATGTCGAGACGAGTTTGGTGCTCGTGCTCTGCGCAGTGACGTACCGGTCGCCGGCCAACCGTTCGGCCGACATCAGCTTGGCGACGATGCTTGCCGAGTCGAACCCGGTCAAGCCACTGACCTGCATACCACCTGCCATGGTCTTCCCTCCTGTTCTGGTGGTGAGTGACGCAGAAACCAGAACGGGGGCGCGGGCGTGATGCCCGCGCCCCCTACTGGTTGATCACTGCGTGTCGGATCAGCCCAGGAGCTTGAGGACCGACTGCGGGGCCTGGTTGGCCTGTGCCAGCATCGAGATACCGGCTTGCTGCAGGATCTGGTTGCGGCTGAACTGCGTCATTTCCTTGGCCATGTCGGCGTCACGGATCCGGGACTCGGACGCGGCCAGGTTCTCCGAGGACACACCCAAGCTCTTGATCGCGTGGTCCAGACGGTTCTGGACGGCACCGAGGCTGGAGCGAGTGGTGGCCACAGCATCGATGGCTTTGTCGATCGCATCGATCGCCGCACCTGCAGTGGTCATCGACAGAGCGTTAATCGTGAGTGTCGCACTGGTCAGTGCTGAGGTGCCGAAGGTCATGGTGTCCGAGGAGTTCGCCCCGACCTGCAGGGTGAACGCCGCCGTGGTGAAGACATCCAGACCGTTGAACTTCGTCCGCTTACCGATCGCATCGATCTCGGAGTTCAGCGCGGTGACCTCGGACTGGATCTGAGAAAGGTTCGTGGTCGAGTTGGTGCCATTGGCCGACTGGACCGCCAGCGTACGCATACGCTGCAGCATCGAGTGCACCTCGTCGAGGGCACCTTCTGCCGTCTGCACCAGGCTGATACCGTCCTGGGCATTGCGGGCGGCCTGGTTGAGACCGCTGACCTGGCCACGCAGTTTCTCGGAGATCGCGAGACCAGCGGCGTCGTCAGCAGCCCGGTTGATACGCAGACCAGAGGAC
It contains:
- the flgK gene encoding flagellar hook-associated protein FlgK → MSSFGSLNLGARAIFAAQRGLDITGQNIANSATPGYSRQRVDQVAVGGPTVPAIWAKYDQTGGGVQVTGVSRMRDEFLEARARTAHQTLGDLNETQKTYEAIERTISEPSNTGLKQRMAEFWGSWSTAGSDLKSEAPRNVVVERGKAVADELNRQAGTLEVQWNDTRTQFDANITDVNKAAADIAKLNRAIRNNVINGLPANELADQRDLLVEKVTTLTGAVSERAEDGVVNVKLGGQYLVDGNKNWTLKSTGAGDAVAFRTTAPDKIDVVWDKFYDNGEDITASLPSGVPAGTAMPAGSRSTMTAQRTALNETLPKYLDKLDDIATTIAKTVNDTQADNYTVTGVKQDAAAPKLFVDATTGNSLPTGARAASKISFAGGPNDLALSTADPATGAFNGDNAKTMSTKMSMPNGADDKLRGLVVTLGVEAASIYRNQTAAANVAKTADDARDAVSGVSLNEEMTNLMKYQHSFQAAAKFITAVDATIESLLNMTR
- the fliS gene encoding flagellar export chaperone FliS, with amino-acid sequence MTTAAHLRNRYAQNTVSTASPAQLLLMLYDRLSKDLLNAEKAAVAKDVAGTHNNLVHAQEIITELATTLDVKAWEGGDQLLAIYEFCLQELFQANVHKDSARIHGVREIVEPLRDAWHQAAKQVN
- the fliD gene encoding flagellar filament capping protein FliD — translated: MAGGMQVSGLTGFDSASIVAKLMSAERLAGDRYVTAQSTSTKLVSTLQNLNGLFKTMGDSAKGLIPDTLLGGASAWQSTSATTSNKDVATAVTGSTAKPTSLSFTVDQLAQAGSVKSDATFASTATFGSDFTFDLTAGAGAANPTTKSFSVTAGQSLADVVDSINKSGMGVTANMVQVSPGNYGLQISSSTTGAGTDVQVSSGTPLGTFANVTTGQDAKIQLGGANGFALSSPSNTFKDVVPGVTVTAASVSTTPVTIDVKSDTTAISDKVKGFVDATNAALKSMKDNTKYDPDKKTSGSLNGESVVRDVQYKLQALFSGANSGALADAGLQIQKDGTLAFDKAKFEAAYTKDPKVVEKAFTDTATKVADLGKQVTNSADGLLTVRIQGEQALLKDYTKQIADFNDRMTLRQSTLSRQFTALETLLSKMQSQGQWLSGQLASLSSSGK
- a CDS encoding flagellin translates to MGLQINTNIAALNSYRNLSNTQGATQTSLERLSSGLRINRAADDAAGLAISEKLRGQVSGLNQAARNAQDGISLVQTAEGALDEVHSMLQRMRTLAVQSANGTNSTTNLSQIQSEVTALNSEIDAIGKRTKFNGLDVFTTAAFTLQVGANSSDTMTFGTSALTSATLTINALSMTTAGAAIDAIDKAIDAVATTRSSLGAVQNRLDHAIKSLGVSSENLAASESRIRDADMAKEMTQFSRNQILQQAGISMLAQANQAPQSVLKLLG